A single genomic interval of Mangifera indica cultivar Alphonso chromosome 5, CATAS_Mindica_2.1, whole genome shotgun sequence harbors:
- the LOC123217641 gene encoding 50S ribosomal protein L5, chloroplastic: MACPSLLHSTSSFRCQFPILSSPSSVRTSYGNPRNVNVVVSVKAAAGGIVLVDKSESDKSHRLKTTYLEKVVPLLKEEFSYTNILQVPKLEKIVVNCGIGDASQNSKGLEAAMNDLALITGQRPVKTRARKSVATFKIREGETLGIAVTLRGNIMYSFLDRLINLGLPRTRDFQGVNPNSFDGHGNYSIGIRDQSVFPEVRSDALSKPKGMDVCITTTAKTDKEAQKLLALLGMPFREGGGPAVVVRKKKLKAHHFDSKSKVRSRR, translated from the exons ATGGCTTGTCCCTCACTGTTACACTCTACGTCGTCGTTTCGCTGTCAATTTCCTATTCTATCATCTCCATCTTCTGTACGAACATCTTACGGAAACCCTAGAAATGTAAATGTGGTGGTATCGGTGAAGGCTGCTGCGGGAGGCATCGTGTTGGTGGACAAATCCGAATCAGATAAATCCCATCGGCTTAAAACTACTTATCTTGAAAAGGTTGTTCCTTTGCTCAAAGAGGAGTTCTCTTACACTAATATTCTTCAG GTTCCAAAGCTTGAGAAGATTGTTGTCAACTGTGGTATTGGAGATGCTTCCCAGAATTCTAAGGGTTTGGAAGCGGCAATGAATGACTTAGCACTAATTACAGGGCAGAGACCTGTAAAGACACGAGCTAGGAAATCTGTTGCCACCTTCAAGATCAGGGAAGGTGAAACACTTGGGATTGCTGTCACACTTAGAGGAAAT ATAATGTATTCATTCCTAGATCGGCTGATTAACTTAGGGCTGCCTAGAACAAGAGATTTCCAAGGTGTGAACCCTAATAGCTTTGATGGTCATGGGAATTACAGCATTGGTATTCGTGATCAGAGTGTCTTTCCAGAGGTCAGGTCTGATGCTCTTAGTAAGCCGAAGGGAATGGATGTTTGCATTACAACAACAGCCAAAACTGATAAAGAAGCCCAGAAACTTTTGGCTTTATTGGGAATGCCATTCAGAGAAGGTGGTGGTCCTGCAGTTGTAGTGCGAAAGAAGAAACTGAAGGCTCAtcattttgattcaaaatccaAGGTAAGGTCACGTAGATGA